The Aureimonas mangrovi genome contains the following window.
ATTGGGCCTTGCGGCCTGCGTTCTCGGCGAGGATCTCAACCGTGGTGCGCTCGATCTCGGCCGACGCCATCTGCGAGGCGATGGCGCGCTTCCAGATGAGGTCGTAGAGGCGCGCCTGATCGCGGTCGAGGAAACGCTCCATGTCCTTCGGCAGACGATCGAAGGAGGTAGGGCGGATCGCCTCGTGCGCTTCCTGCGCGTTCTTGGCTTTGGTCGAGTAATAGCGCGGCTTCTCCGGCACGTAGCGTTCGCCGAAGGTCTTCCCGATGGCCTTGCGCGCGTCCGCGATCGCCTCCGGCGCCATCTGCACGCCGTCGGTACGCATGTAGGTGATCAGACCGACCGTCTCGCCGCCGATGTCCATGCCCTCGTAGAGGCGCTGCGCCACCTGCATGGTGCGCGAGGCGCCGAAGCCGAGCTTGGCCGAGGCCGCCTGCTGCAGCGAGGAGGTCGTGAAGGGCGGCGAGGGGTTGCGCCTGGTCGGCTTGGCCTCGACGCCGAGCGCTCGGAAGGACGCGCCCTCCAGCATGTCGCGGATCTCGAAGGCACGCGCCTGGTTGCCGATCGACAGGCGCTGAAGCTTCTCGCCTTCATAGGCGGTGAGGCGCGCCACGAAGTCCTCGTCGCGCGGCGTGCCTAGCTTTGCGACGATCTGCCAGTATTCGTCGGTCTTGAATCGCTCGATCTCCGCTTCGCGGTCGCAGACGAGGCGCAGCGCGACGGACTGGACACGGCCGGCCGAGCGCGCGCCCGGCAGCTTCCGCCACAGGACGGGAGAGAGGGTAAAGCCCACGAGATAGTCGAGCGCGCGGCGCGCCAGGTAGGCGTCCACCAGCGGCTCGTCGATCTGGCGCGGATTGGCCATCGCGTCGAGGACGGCCTTCTTGGTGATGGCGTTGAATACGACGCGGCTGACCGGCTTGTCCTTCAGCGCTTTCTTCTGACGCAGGACCTCCAGCACATGCCAGGAGATGGCTTCGCCTTCGCGATCCGGATCGGTTGCGAGGACGAGGGCATCCGCGCCCTTCATGGCCTGGGCGATCTCGTTCAGGCGCTTCTGCGAGGGCTTGTCGACCTCCCAGTCCATCGAGAAGTCGTCTTCCGGGCGCACCGAGCCGTTCTTGGCCGGCAGATCGCGCACATGGCCGAAGGAAGCGAGAACCTTGTAGTTCGAGCCCAGATATTTGTTGATCGTCTTCGCTTTGGCGGGCGATTCGACGATGACGACGTCCATGCGCTGGCGATCCCGGAGAGTTCTGGGGAAAAGCCGTCGTGGCTTCCCGATGTTGCACCGCTCACATGGACAGCGCGGAAAGCGCGGTCAACCCCGGCTTGCAGGAGGGTGTGTCCGTCACACCCCATCCGGCAGCGAGACCGCGCCACCGGGATGGCGCTCGAGGCGGCCCGCGAGGTCAAGTTCGAGGAGCACGAGCTGGACGGCGCCGGGGGAGAGGCCGAGATGCGCGACAAGGTCGTCCAACGTGACGGGAACCGGGCCCAGCGCCGAGATGATCGCGCCGCGTTCGGACGCATCGGCGGGCCCCTGCGGGGCGGACGCTTCGGGGCCCGGCTCGCGAAGCGCGGGGCGCGCCACGCCGCTCATGCGCGAATCGAGCGGGCGCAGCGCGTCGATGACGTCCGCCGCTTCGGTGACGAGTATCGCGCCGTCCTTGATCAGGCGGTTGGTGCCGGCCGCGCGCGGATCGACCGGCGAGCCGGGCACGGCGAAGACGAGGCGCCCGAGCTCGCCGGCCATGCGGGCCGAGATGAGCGAGCCCGAGCGCAGCGCCGCCTCGACCACGAGCACACCGAGCGAGAGGGCGACGACGACGCGGTTTCGGCGCGGGAAGTCCACCGCGCGGGGCGTCCAGCCGAAGGGCATCTCGGTCACCAGGCAGCCGCCGCCGTCGACGATGCGCCGCATCAGCGGCTTGTTCTCCGGCGGATAGGGCTTGTCGAGGCCGCCGGCGAAGACACCCGTGGTTCCGGTCGAGAGGCCTGCCTCGTGGCCAGCCGTGTCGATGCCGCGCGCAAGACCGGAGACGATCGCGTAGCCTGCCTCGCCGGCCTCCATCGCCAGCGTGCGCGCCATCTTCATTCCCGCGGTGGACGCGTTTCGCGACCCGACAACAGCCAGCGCCGGGCGATCGAGCAGGGCGGGATCGCCCATCACGGAAAGCACGGGCGCTGCGGAATCCTCGCTCGCCAGGATCGCGGGATACTCGAGCTCACCGCGGAAGAGAAAGCGCGCGCCGAGACGTTCGGCTCGCGCCATCTCGGCCTGCGCGTCGTCGAGATCGGCGACCTTGATGCGGCGTGCCGAGCCGCCACGTGCGGCGAGATCGGGCAACGCCTCAAGCGCGGCCGACGCGTTGCCGAAGCGCTCGACGAGCGCGTTGAAGGTGACCGGGCCGACATTCTCGCTGCGGATGAGGGCGAGGCGTGCGAGGCGCTCTTCCTGCGAGAAGGCTGCCGCGTTCATCCGCTTTTCGCGCCGATCTTGCCTTCGGTGCCTGCCATCAGGCGCCGGATGTTGGCGTGGTGCTTGGCGTAGACGATGACAGTGAGGAGCGCGGAGAGCCCGGCGGCCGGCAGGTTTCCAACGACGAGAAAGACAAGTGGCACCACGGCCGTGGCGACGAGCGCGGCCAGCGAGGAGTAGCGGAAGAGATAGGCGACGGCGAGCCAGTTGACCGCGAAGACTGCGACGCCGAGCGGTGCGAAACCAAGCAGCACGCCGATATAGGTCGCGACGCCCTTGCCGCCTTTGAAGCCGAGCCAGACCGGGAAGAGATGGCCGAGAAAGGCGCCGAGACCCGCAAGCGCGGCCGCCGGCTCGCCCCAGCGCCAGGCGATCAGAACCGGCACCGTGCCCTTCAACAGATCACCGAGTAGGGTAAGCGCGGCGACGAGCTTGTTTCCGGTGCGCAGGACGTTGGTCGCGCCGATATTGCCTGAGCCGATCTTGCGCACATCCCCGAGGCCGAAGAGGCGCGCGAGGATCAGGCCGAATGGGATCGAGCCGCAGAGATAACCGAGCGCAAGCGACAGGACGAGGAACGCCGACGCGCTCTGGTAGAGGAAATCGCTCATCCAAGCTCGCTCTCGGCTTCGAAGACGGTCTTGCCGGCAACGATGGTGCGCGTGACCCGGCCCTGGAAGCGGGCGTTCTCGAAAGCCGTGTTCTTGGAGCGCGAGCGCATGGCCGGCTTCGAGAAGACGAAGGGGGCGTCGAGGTCGACGAGGGTGATGTCGGCCGGGCGGCCGGGCTGGAGCGTGCCGCGATCGAGCTTCAGGAGGCGCGCCGGAGCGGACGTCAGCGCCTCGGCGATGCGCATCAGCGGCACGGCGCCGGAATGGTGAAGGCGAAGGGCGGCCGGCAGTAGGCTTTCGAGCCCCGCCGCGCCCGCTTCCGCCTCGGCGAAGGGGCGTCGCTTGCCGTCCGCATCCTGCGGGTCGTGCGAGGAGACGATGATGTCGATCGTGCCGTCAGCCAACGCCTCGATCATCGCCTGCCGGTCGTTCTCGTGGCGCAGCGGCGGGGCGAGGCGGAAGAAGGTGCGATACTCGCCGATGTCGTTCTCGTTGAGCGACAGGTGATGAATGGAGACGCCGCCGCTTGCCTGAACGCCGGCCGCTTTGGCGCGGCGCAGGGCCTCGGCCGAGGGCGCGACGGAGAGCTGCGCGGCATGGTAGCGGCAGCGCGTGAGCGCGGCGAGGCGCAGATCGCGCTCCAGCGGGATCAGCTCTGCCTCGCGGGGCACCCCGGCAAGCCCCAGCCAGGAGGCGAGCAGCCCCTCGTTCATCACGCCCGTGCCGGTCAGGTCGGCGTCCTGCGTCTCGTGGAAGACCAGTGCATCGAAGTCCCGCGCATAGGTCATGATCCGGCGAATGAGCGCCGGGTTGGAGAGCGTGTGCCGCCCTTCCGTGAAGGCGGTGACGCCGGCCGAGGAGAGGAGGCCGATCTCGGTCATCTCGCGCCCGAGGAGCCCCTTGGTCATCGCGGCCGAGGGAAAGACATTGACCGGACAGGTCTCGCGGGCCGTGCGCATCACGAACTCGGCGAGCGCGACATCGTCGATGACGGGGTTGGTGTCCGGCATCGTCAGGATGGAGGTAACGCCGCCGGCCGCGGCAGCCCGACCTGCCGAGCGGATCGTTTCGCGATGCTCGTAGCCGGGCTCGCCGATGAAGACCCGCGCGTCGACGAGGCCGGGAAGGGCGAGGAGGCCGCTCGCGTCGATGATCTCGGCGCCCTCGGGGCGGCCTTGGTTCAGCGCGTCGGCGCCGGCGGACAGGATGCGACCGTCCTCGACGAGGATCGTGCCGATCTCGTCCAGCCGGCGCGAGGGGTCGAGGATGCGAGCGTTCTCGATGACAAGGGAGCGGGTCATGCGTTGCCCCCCGTCATCCATTCCATGACGGCCATGCGCACGGCGACGCCCATCTCCACCTGTTCCTCGATGACGCTCTGCGGGCCGTCGGCGATGTCGGAGGCGATCTCGACGCCCCGGTTCATAGGGCCGGGATGCATAACCAGCGCGTCAGGTGCGGCAAGGTCGAGCTTCTGTGCGTCGAGCCCGTAGAAGCGGAAATATTCGCGGATCGAGGGCACGAACGAGCCTTCCATGCGCTCGCGCTGGAGGCGCAGCATCATGACGACGTCCGCACCCTTCAGGCCGTCCTCCATGTTGCGGAAGACCTCGACTCCCATCTCCTCGATGCCGGCCGGCAGGAGGGTGGAGGGGCCGACGACGCGCACGCGGGCGCCAAGCGCGTTGAGGAGGAGGATGTTGGAGCGCGCGACGCGGCTGTGCAGGACGTCGCCGCAAAGGGCGAC
Protein-coding sequences here:
- the plsY gene encoding glycerol-3-phosphate 1-O-acyltransferase PlsY; the encoded protein is MSDFLYQSASAFLVLSLALGYLCGSIPFGLILARLFGLGDVRKIGSGNIGATNVLRTGNKLVAALTLLGDLLKGTVPVLIAWRWGEPAAALAGLGAFLGHLFPVWLGFKGGKGVATYIGVLLGFAPLGVAVFAVNWLAVAYLFRYSSLAALVATAVVPLVFLVVGNLPAAGLSALLTVIVYAKHHANIRRLMAGTEGKIGAKSG
- the dprA gene encoding DNA-processing protein DprA, producing the protein MNAAAFSQEERLARLALIRSENVGPVTFNALVERFGNASAALEALPDLAARGGSARRIKVADLDDAQAEMARAERLGARFLFRGELEYPAILASEDSAAPVLSVMGDPALLDRPALAVVGSRNASTAGMKMARTLAMEAGEAGYAIVSGLARGIDTAGHEAGLSTGTTGVFAGGLDKPYPPENKPLMRRIVDGGGCLVTEMPFGWTPRAVDFPRRNRVVVALSLGVLVVEAALRSGSLISARMAGELGRLVFAVPGSPVDPRAAGTNRLIKDGAILVTEAADVIDALRPLDSRMSGVARPALREPGPEASAPQGPADASERGAIISALGPVPVTLDDLVAHLGLSPGAVQLVLLELDLAGRLERHPGGAVSLPDGV
- a CDS encoding dihydroorotase — translated: MTRSLVIENARILDPSRRLDEIGTILVEDGRILSAGADALNQGRPEGAEIIDASGLLALPGLVDARVFIGEPGYEHRETIRSAGRAAAAGGVTSILTMPDTNPVIDDVALAEFVMRTARETCPVNVFPSAAMTKGLLGREMTEIGLLSSAGVTAFTEGRHTLSNPALIRRIMTYARDFDALVFHETQDADLTGTGVMNEGLLASWLGLAGVPREAELIPLERDLRLAALTRCRYHAAQLSVAPSAEALRRAKAAGVQASGGVSIHHLSLNENDIGEYRTFFRLAPPLRHENDRQAMIEALADGTIDIIVSSHDPQDADGKRRPFAEAEAGAAGLESLLPAALRLHHSGAVPLMRIAEALTSAPARLLKLDRGTLQPGRPADITLVDLDAPFVFSKPAMRSRSKNTAFENARFQGRVTRTIVAGKTVFEAESELG